A genomic region of Arvicola amphibius chromosome 7, mArvAmp1.2, whole genome shotgun sequence contains the following coding sequences:
- the Gpr33 gene encoding probable G-protein coupled receptor 33 — MDRINSSGYVINVSTLVSNSTGVPTPVPKIIVAVSLFMSFIVGTISNGLYLWMLKFKMQRTVNTLLFFHLILSYFISTLVLPFLAVSYLQNNHWPFGIVLCKVFNSTLSVSMFASVFFLSIISIDRYLLTLHPVWSQQHRTLRWAFRIVLGVWISATVLSVPYLVFRETYDDHKGRMVCQNNYLVSIDWENKDKQTLRGWIHAACFLGRFLLGFLLPFLIIVFCYRRVATKMREKGLFKSSKPFKVMITAVISFFVCWMPYHVYSGLVLAMSQSLLLQVILVLTVATATFNTVFSPILYLFTGENFKVFKKSTLALFKSTFSDDSSTERAQNLNSETEI, encoded by the coding sequence ATGGATCGGATCAACTCTTCTGGCTATGTGATCAATGTCTCTACTTTAGTAAGCAACAGCACCGGTGTTCCAACTCCTGTCCCCAAAATAATCGTTGCTGTTTCTTTGTTCATGTCATTTATAGTGGGTACCATCAGCAACGGCCTCTATCTATGGATGCTCAAATTCAAGATGCAAAGGACTGTCAATACTCTCTTGTTTTTTCATCTCATTCTCTCCTATTTTATCTCAACATTGGTCCTGCCGTTTCTGGCCGTCTCCTACCTTCAGAACAATCACTGGCCCTTTGGAATTGTCTTGTGCAAGGTATTCAACAGCACTTTGTCTGTGAGCATGTTTgcatctgttttcttcctctccatcatCAGTATTGATCGTTATCTCCTCACCCTTCACCCAGTGTGGTCCCAGCAACACCGAACCCTGCGCTGGGCTTTCAGAATAGTCCTGGGAGTCTGGATTTCTGCCACTGTCCTCAGCGTGCCCTATTTGGTTTTCAGGGAGACGTACGATGACCATAAAGGGAGAATGGTATGCCAAAACAACTACCTCGTGTCCATTGACTGGGAGAACAAAGACAAGCAGACATTAAGGGGATGGATTCACGCAGCCTGTTTCCTCGGTCGCTTCTTGCTGGgcttccttctgcccttcctcatcATCGTCTTTTGCTACAGAAGAGTGGCTACCAAGATGAGAGAGAAGGGACTCTTTAAGTCCAGCAAGCCCTTCAAAGTCATGATAACTGCCGtcatctctttctttgtgtgctgGATGCCTTACCATGTCTACAGTGGCTTGGTCCTCGCCATGAGCCAGTCTCTACTTCTACAGGTGATTCTGGTACTTACGGTGGCAACCGCTACTTTCAATACTgtcttttctcccattctttatCTATTCACGGGGGAGAATTTCAAGGTTTTCAAGAAATCTACTCTTGCTCTGTTCAAGTCAACATTCAGTGATGATTCTTCTACAGAAAGGGCACAAAACCTAAACTcagaaactgaaatttaa
- the Dtd2 gene encoding D-aminoacyl-tRNA deacylase 2: MADGSNTVLARALLQQCLHAHLQVRPADGDAAAQWVEIQRGLVIYVCFFKGADKELLPKMVNTLLNVKLSETENGKHVSILDLPGDVLIIPQATLGGRVKGKNMQYHANSGKEEGLELYSQFVSLCEKALASNSKCAEAGVVVAHGTYGNRQVLKLDTNGPYTHLIEF; this comes from the exons ATGGCGGACGGCAGCAATACGGTGCTGGCCCGCGCGCTCCTGCAGCAGTGTCTGCACGCTCATCTACAAGTGCGCCCGGCCGACGGGGACGCCGCGGCGCAGTGGGTGGAG ATCCAGAGAGGCCTAGTGATCTATGTGTGCTTCTTCAAGGGGGCGGACAAAGAGCTTCTTCCCAAGATGG TTAATACGCTGTTAAATGTGAAATTAAGTGAGACGGAAAACGGCAAGCATGTCTCTATCCTGGATCTGCCGGGCGACGTTCTCATCATCCCTCAAGCCACCCTCGGGGGCAGGGTGAAAGGAAAAAACATGCAGTATCACGCTAACTCCGGGAAGGAGGAAGGCCTGGAACTGTACTCCCAGTTCGTGAGTCTGTGTGAGAAAGCCTTGGCCTCCAACAGCAAGTGTGCGGAAGCgggggtggtagtggcacatggcACCTACGGGAACAGGCAAGTGTTAAAGCTGGACACCAATGGACCATACACGCACCTAATTGAGTTTTGA